Genomic segment of candidate division WOR-3 bacterium:
GGTCTTAATGACCTTGCCGGCCTGGGTGCGGGGGTGGACGCCGATGTAGCCGATCTGGCCGTTGTCCGGGAACGAGATGTAGTTCAATATGTCGGTGCCCGGAATCGTCATTGTTGTCCAGGTGGCACCGCCGTCAGTGGTCCTGATTCCCGTTCCCACGATGCCGACCGCATAGCCGTTGTCGTCGCTGGTGAAATAGACCGAGTTGAGTCCGTTCAGCACGGGCGCGGACTGCGGGGTCCAGGTTACGCCGCCGTCCGCGGTCTTCAGGATGGTAGCCCCGCCGGCCGGATCAGACCCGACCGCGTAGCCGACCGTCGTCCCGGTGGGGAAATGGATCGACGTCAATTGGGCGGCCGAGCCCGTCGAAAGTGCTGTCCAGCCTCCGAAGCCGAGTGAGCACAGCAGCAATAAGCTGCCGATCACTACTGCGTTGCGCCGACTTCCAACGCTCATTCTTCCTCCTCTATCTGCCCTTTGGTTGGTGTGAGACTTCTTGTTGCCCGCTGCCTCCATCGTCCCGACACAACACTTGCCGCGACCGCCCTGCGCGGAGGGCAGGGAATGCGCCGACGAGGTAAGCCAAACAGGATGCAACAAATCAGTATACCCCCGGACTACTGCCTGTCAATACTCTAAAATGTCACCCCGGATCCGCTCGGGCCGCTCACCCGGATGCTCCCCGCGGAGTCGCTCTGAACGCTGCCGCCCCGAGCGCTCGACAAGCTCCGGCGCCAAGGAACCGGAGCGGGCCGGCCCGCACTTGACACCAGCGCCGGCGGTTTCATAATCATCGCCGATGTTGGAATCCAAAGCCGGGCCCGGGCATCAGCAGTCAATCCGGCTGGGCGGGCAGCGGGCAGTGCTCCTGGCACTGGTCACGGCCGGCCTCTTCGCTGCCTACTTGTCGGTGGAGCTGAGGCAGAACGGTGAACCGGGCTTCCCGCTCGATGACTCCTGGATCCACCTGACCTTCGCCCACAACCTCGCCCGCGGCTGGGGATTTGTCTACAACCGAGGTGAGCCGGTCGCCGGCTCCACCGCGCCGCTCTGGACTTTCATCCTGGCGTTCTTCCATTTCTTCGCGCGCAACGCCACGGCGATGGTCGTGATCGCCAAGTTGCTGGGCGCGGTTTCGCTGTTCGTATCAGCGGTCTTCGCCGGCGGCATCGCCTGCCGGGCGACCGGACGTGCATGGCCCGGACTGGCAGCAGGACTGGCGGTGACGACCCTCGGTCCGATGGGTTGGGCAATGATGTCCGGCATGGAGGTGACGCTGTCCGTGGCCCTGACTCTCGCCGGCGTCTACTTCTACCTGCAGTTCCGCACCGGACGGCGGTCGATGCTGGCATGGGTGCTGTTCGGGCTCGCCGCCTGGGCCCGGCCCGAAAGCCTCCTGCTGGCCGCATTCGCGGCACTCGACTCGCTGCTCCGCCGGTTCGCGCTCCGGCAGAAACCGGCATTCTGGCGCGGGTTCGGCATATGGCTCGCCCTGGTTCTCTGCTGGTTCTGGTTCAACCACTCGCTCTCCGGTTCGCTCTTCCCTCTAACCTATGCGGCCAAGGCCGGCAAGACCAGCCTGCTGGCCGCGGTCACCCTCCGCAGTCTTCCGCAATTGCAGGGCCTGCTGACCGTTGCCGCCCCTTCCTACTTCATCCAGTTCTGGCTGCACATCTGGCGGGCGAATCCGGTGTTCTTTCTGCTCGCAGCCGTCGGGCTGGTCGGGCTCGTGGGGTCAGCGTTCCGGCGTGGCCATGAGGGTTTCCTGATTCCGATGGTGGTGCTCGGCTACGTCCCACTTGTCGGCGTATTGTCGCCGTCATACGGAGCGGCCTTCCAGAACGGCCGCTATATCGGCAACGTTACCGCCCTGGCCGCTGTCGTCGCGGTCATCGGCTGCTCGTACCTCTGGCGCTGGATTCGGCAGCCGCGGGTCAGAGCCGGTGTCACAACCATCCTGCTGGTCACGGCGGTCTTCAACGCGGTGACCGTGTCGGCTGCGACCATCCGGAACACGGCCCGGGCCGAGTCGTCCATCAACCGCATGCACGTCGAACTGGGGCGATGGCTCTCCCGCAATACCCCTCGCGGCGCCACGCTCGCCTGCAACGATGTGGGCGCCATCGGCTACTTCTCCAACCGGCGCATCTTCGATCTGAGCGGTCTGGTGTCGAGGGAGTTTCTCGGATACCGGCAGGACCGCGCCGGCTTCATGGCCTTCTTCCGGACGTGGAAACCCGACTTCCTTGCCATCTTCCCGGCCGCGTATCCGGGTCTCAGGGACGCGCCATTCCTGGAGGCCGTCGCGTCAGCGACCGTCCGGGACAACACCGCCGCCGTCCGCGACTTCCAGCCCCAGACAAAGAGCGTGGCCGGTCTCCTCGTACTCGACCTCGCGGTCCAGCCGATGCCGGTAACAATGGCCGTCTACAAGTGCAACTGGAACCTGCTCCCGCCGCCGTAGACGCAGGCTAGATAAGCGATTCGAGACGGTCGGCGAGCCGGCGTGCCTGACTGCGCCGGTTGAATTGGTCGCGGCTCGTCCGGGCAAACTGAGCCGGGTCTCGCTTCATCTCGTCAAGCGCCTCGACCAGCCTCCCGGCATCGAGGCCGCACGCAACTCCGGCTCCGGCTTCTTTCACCAGGGCTGCCGCTTCGTCCGAGCCCTCTCCCCAGACCAGAATCGGCCGTTTCGCTCCGAGGTACTCATAGAGCTTGATGCCGACCGGCTGCGCGGGCTTGCCGATGTAGAGCAGCGCAGCCGCGCCTTTCATCAGGGCGCAGGCCTCATTGTGCGGCACTGTGCTGAGCAGACGCACCTGCGAGTCGTGTTCGAACCGCCGCCGCGTTTCGCCGTCAACCCGGCCGGCAAGGTACAGCCTGGCCTCGGGCCGCTGCCGCAGTGCCGCCATGAACGATGCGACCTCGGCCTGATTCTGCCAGAGGTTGCCGACGTGAACTATGCTGAAGCCCTCCAGCCTGGCCGGCTCGACCTCGAAGTCGGTCGGGTCATAGCCATTGTCGAGCACCTCGCAACGCGGGCCGACTGATCGCGCCGTGCCGGCATTGACACCCAGAACGAGGTCCGAGCGGTCGACCAGATAGCGGCGAAGCCGCCGCAGCGCTGCCCGCTGATGTCGAGGAGGCGGGGCAAAACCGGTCGGCCAGGGGTCGCGAAAGTCAGCGGCCAGCGGCACGTGGGCATGGGCCTTGAGCCGCACCCCGAGCAGCAGCGCGGTGAAGGGCGGGGCGCTGGCGAATATCGCCGCCGGCTTTTCCCGGTCGATGATGTGCCGCCCCGCCACCGAGCCGAACGGCAGCCAGCCGATCTTCGAGTCCGGGAACAGCAGGTGGTTGAGCAACCGCGGCCCGGCTCCGAGCCCGCGCGCCAGCGCCGGCGTGAGTCTCTTCGACTTTGAGCGAACGAGGTTGAAGAGCCGGTTCGGGTCCGCGCTCTCGGTGCGGTAGATACGCGAAGTCCTGAGGTCCTCGAGCAAACGCAGGTCGTAGTGGTAGTAGGCCACCGGCTTGACCGTGAGTATCAACGGCTGCCAGCCAGCCTCGGGCAGGAACTTGCAGAGCTTCGTCACCCGCATCACGCCGCTCAAACCCAGCGGCGGCATGTAGTAGGCGACGACGAGCAAGCGGCGCATCAGCGAAAGTCCGAAGCCCGAAGGTCGAAGGTCGATTCAATACCGGAGAATGAGCCAAGCACCTACTGCCTCAGTCCTCTCGTTGCTTTCGGTCGAGCGTCCGCAGGGCGGCTCCGAAGATGAG
This window contains:
- a CDS encoding glycosyltransferase family 4 protein, translating into MRRLLVVAYYMPPLGLSGVMRVTKLCKFLPEAGWQPLILTVKPVAYYHYDLRLLEDLRTSRIYRTESADPNRLFNLVRSKSKRLTPALARGLGAGPRLLNHLLFPDSKIGWLPFGSVAGRHIIDREKPAAIFASAPPFTALLLGVRLKAHAHVPLAADFRDPWPTGFAPPPRHQRAALRRLRRYLVDRSDLVLGVNAGTARSVGPRCEVLDNGYDPTDFEVEPARLEGFSIVHVGNLWQNQAEVASFMAALRQRPEARLYLAGRVDGETRRRFEHDSQVRLLSTVPHNEACALMKGAAALLYIGKPAQPVGIKLYEYLGAKRPILVWGEGSDEAAALVKEAGAGVACGLDAGRLVEALDEMKRDPAQFARTSRDQFNRRSQARRLADRLESLI